One window from the genome of Podospora pseudocomata strain CBS 415.72m chromosome 1 map unlocalized CBS415.72m_1.2, whole genome shotgun sequence encodes:
- the CDC14 gene encoding cell division control protein 14 (BUSCO:EOG09262E7I; EggNog:ENOG503NU1E; COG:V), with translation MAPSTRYASNMGQIIEYIPDRLYLAAYTEAPDANTLFPYPDQAPRSPRKRSQRNVEPTPAQDYKQPYYFTVDDTLLYNAFHHDFGPLHIGHLYRFALQFHEILGAKENKDRPIVFWSRADPRSRANASCLLACYMVLIQSWPPHLALAPVAQVDPPLMPFRDAGYSQADYGITVQDVVYGVWKAKEEGCCVLENFDLDEYEKFERVENGDFNWISPSFLAFASPQTAEVAKTPEGTEGWELLPKNLAQIESDAFINQPLRNVLTHFTERNIGLVVRLNSVLYNASYFEALGIQHIDMIFEDGTCPPLSTVRKFIRLAHEMITVRKKGIAVHCKAGLGRTGCLIGAYLVYRYGFTANEVIAYMRFMRPGMVVGPQQHWLHLNQGVFREWWLEERIERRLRKEMAANAAKGVPQTPNRAVQKAARGASKNGVATPPNRAGRTPLGEMDSVDNARDNKEDYLPAPTPGQPRKTARAGYGRNTATVVATVEEERAVEETQTEIISMHRTSQGNESDEELYLRMRSHRKASASVSPDRRTSERAVSQQTTTTTTVYQVVDNDASNDIENIGTGAARTKSYEQAQRVSSASGVLTKVRGGSSNPKRQGAVAPTGVRKTSGRVGSASHVSPVTTQRKISAGLQ, from the exons ATGGCACCTTCCACCCGCTACGCCAGCAATATGGGGCAAATTATCGAGTACATTCCTG ACCGCTTATATCTCGCCGCTTACACCGAGGCGCCCGATGCCAACACGTTGTTTCCCTACCCCGACCAAGCTCCTCGGTCACCTAGGAAGCGATCGCAGCGCAATGTCGAGCCCACTCCCGCCCAAGACTACAAGCAGCCCTACTATTTCACAGTAGATGATACTCTTCTCTACAACGCCTTCCACCACGACTTTGGCCCGCTTCACATTGGACATCTCTACCGCTTTGCGCTGCAGTTCCACGAGATCCTCGGAGCgaaggagaacaaggacaGGCCCATTGTTTTCTGGAGCAGAGCTGATCCTCGCA GCCGTGCCAATGCTTCTTGCCTTCTCGCTTGCTACATGGTTTTGATTCAGTCATGGCCACCACATTTGGCCCTCGCGCCTGTTGCGCAAGTCGACCCCCCCCTCATGCCTTTCAGAGATGCCGGCTATAGTCAGGCCGACTATGGCATCACTGTCCAGGATGTCGTTTATGGTGTgtggaaggccaaggaggagggctgCTGCGTTCTTGAGAACTTTGATCTCGACGAATACGAAAAGTTTGAGCGGGTCGAGAACGGCGATTTCAACTGGATCTCGCCCAGCTTCCTTGCTTTTGCTTCCCCACAGACCGCCGAGGTGGCCAAGACGCCAGAAGGCACGGAAGGTTGGGAGCTGCTTCCAAAGAACCTTGCCCAGATCGAGTCGGACGCCTTTATCAACCAGCCCCTTCGCAATGTCTTGACACACTTTACCGAGAGGAATATTGGACTCGTGGTTCGCCTCAACTCGGTTCTCTACAATGCCTCGTACTTTGAGGCTCTTGGCATCCAGCACATCGACATGATCTTCGAGGACGGCACCTGCCCACCTCTTTCCACTGTGCGCAAATTCATTCGCTTGGCTCACGAGATGATCACGGTCAGGAAGAAGGGCATAGCTGTTCACTGCAAGGCTGGTCTCGGTCGCACTGGCTGCTTGATTGGTGCCTACCTCGTTTACAGATATGGCTTCACCGCCAACGAGGTCATCGCCTACATGCGCTTCATGCGTCCGGGCATGGTCGTTGGCCCCCAGCAGCACTGGCTTCACTTGAACCAGGGTGTCTTCCGGGAATGGTGGCTCGAGGAGCGCATCGAGAGGAGGCTCCGCAAGGAGATGGCTGCCAACGCGGCCAAGGGTGTACCCCAGACTCCCAACCGTGCGGTCCAAAAGGCTGCTCGTGGTGCGAGCAAGAATGGCGTcgccacccctcccaaccgCGCAGGGCGCACACCACTCGGCGAGATGGATTCGGTTGACAATGCTCGGGACAACAAGGAAGACTATCTTCCTGCGCCGACACCAGGTCAACCGAGAAAGACTGCTCGTGCTGGGTATGGCCGCAACACCGCCACTGTTGTCGCtactgtcgaggaggagcgcgcCGTCGAGGAGACCCAAACCGAGATCATCTCGATGCACCGGACGTCGCAGGGCAACGAGTCGGACGAGGAGTTGTATTTGCGAATGCGCTCTCATCGCAAGGCTTCAGCGTCAGTGTCTCCGGATCGCCGTACCAGCGAGCGTGCCGTCagccaacaaacaacaaccaccacaaccgtcTATCAAGTCGTCGACAACGATGCGTCCAACGATATCGAGAACATCGGCACCGGAGCAGCCAGAACCAAGTCTTACGAGCAAGCCCAGCGAGTTAGTTCCGCGTCTGGGGTTCTGACCAAGGTTCGCggaggcagcagcaatccCAAGAGGCAAGGCGCCGTGGCTCCCACGGGCGTTCGCAAGACCAGCGGGCGGGTAGGGAGCGCGAGTCATGTGTCTCCGGTCACGACACAGAGGAAGATCAGTGCCGGGCTCCAATAG